Part of the Candidatus Chlorohelix allophototropha genome, AACAGGCGCACTGCTTAGCGGCACACTCACAGTCAATGCCGTTAACGGCGTGGCAACCTTCTCCAATCTGAGGATTAACAAGAGCGGGAGGGGTTATGTGCTGGTTTTCAACGCCACAGGCTTAACTTCAGCCCAAAGTAACCCCTTCAATGTTGCTATGAGCGGGCAGCCCTCCGACCTGATACCCCAACTCCGGGTTAGCCCCTCTCCGGTGGTAGCGATTAACCCTGACAACCTCGTTTCTTTCAGCTTCAAGGTGAAAAACATCGGGATTGGCAGCGCGAGCTACGTTCGATTAGAAATACCCATACCGCAAGGGTTGGAGGTAGGCTATCTGGATAACGCAAGCTCAGGCGTGTGGGTTACCCAAGTGACCACCGCCACCGTGACCATTGCCTTGCCGAGCCTTGCTCAAAATCAGGAAGCGCACGGCACGCTGGTATTCCGCCCCAACGCCAGCGCGGTAATCGGTACTGAAGTCGAGGCGCGTTACAAAGTCGTGTTTGACGATGAAGTGGGATGCGGCAAGAGCTTGAACAGCAACAGCCAACGCTTTGTATTCGGCGAAACGAACAGCAGCGAGGATGGTGCAATTCAGCGCGGCACAGCAATAAGCGCAACTGTCGGCGAGAAGATCAGCCTTGTGCAGAAGGGCTACCTTGCCAACGAGATAGTGTCGCTGTGGTACACAAAACCGGACGGCACGAGCGTGAGCTTGGGAGAGCAACGCGCCAACGCCAACGGTGAAGTGACGCTAATCGTGGATACCGCCGGATTTGCGCCGGGCGATTACGCCATTGTGGGCTACGGCAACCGCTCAGAAGTTACCTATGTGAACATTCTGACCGTAGTCGCGGCAAGCTAAACGGTAACAATATGAGGTACAGTCTTAGGAGAACAAGCATGCACAAACCGAATAAAGTAACAGCGGGAAAAAAGCGAAGCTTAACAGGGCGGTTAGCGGTCGTGTTAGCGGGTATCGCCCTGTTGTTGGCGACGTTTGGAGCAAGCGCGCGCTCGGCGCAAGCAGCAGTACAAACCTGCGACCTAGCAGGACTGCAAGCGGCGGTTAACAATGGTGGTACGCAAGACCTTGCCTGCTCCGCCGATACCACCATCACCCTTGATGTGACGTGGAATGGGGTTATTGCCACAAACCTGACCCTCACCAACACGGGGGCAGGCAAGGTAACTATCAACGGGAATAACCTATATCAGATTTTCTCCGTCAACCTCGGCAAAAGCCTATCCCTGACCAATCTCAACCTGACCAATGGCACGGCTACCTTGGGCGGCGCTATTGAGAGCTACGGCAGTGTGACGGTAACCAATTCCACCTTCTACGGCAATTCTGCTCCCAGCGGCTACGGCGGGGCTATTTATAACGACAGCGGCAGTGTGACGGTAACCAATTCCACCTTCTACGGCAATTCCGCTATCTACAGCGGGGCTATTTATAACAACGTCAACAGCAGTGTGACGGTAACCAATTCCACCTTCTACGGCAATTCCGCTACCAATACCGGGGGAGCTATTTTGAACTTTGGTACGCTTACAATAAGCAATTCCACTATGTCCGGCAATTCCGCTACCTCTTACGGCGGGGCTATTGTTAACTATGGCGGCACGGTGACGCTAACCAATTCCACTATGTCCGGCAATTCCGCTACCGACGGCGGGGCTATTTATATCAGCAGTAGCACTGGCAGTTTGACAATAAGCAATTCCACCCTGTCCGGCAATTCCGCTACCGACGGCGGGGCTATTTGGAGCTTTACCAGCGTGGTCACTTTGCAGAACAGCCTGTTGCAGGGCAACAATATCTGCTACAACTACATCGGCGGCATAAGCATTACAGATGGGGGCTATAACCTTGAGGCAGAGGCGGCAGGTAGCTATAGCTGCGGGTTCAGCGGCACCAGCATTAACACCACCGATGCGAAACTAGGTACTCTCGGCGATAACGGCGGGGCAACCGCCACCATCGCGCTGCTGTCCGGCAGCCCGGCAATAGATGCGATTCCGATGAATAAGTGCCTAGTTATCACTGACCAGCGCGGGATTAGCCGACCACAAGGCACGGGTTGCGACATCGGCGCGTTTGAGGTTGGTCAGGCTAATCCCTCTTCAGCCTCCGATTTGATACCCCAACTCCGGGTTAGCCCCTCTCCGGTGGTAGCGATTAGCCCGGAGAACTTCGTTTCTTTCAGCTTCAAGCTGAAGAATATCGGGATTGGCAGCGCAAGCTACGTTCGATTAGAAATACCGATACCGCAAGGGCTAGAGGTAGGTTATCTCGATGGCGCAAGCGCGGGTGTGTGGGTTACCCAAGTGACCACCGCCACCGTGACCATTGCCCTGCCGAGCCTTGCTCAAAATCAGGAAGCGCACGGCTCGTTAGTGTTCCGCCCCAACGCCAGCGCGGTAGTCGGTACTGAAGTCGAGGCGCGTTACAAAGTCGTGTTTGACGATGAAGTGGGATGCGGCAAGAGCTTGAACAGCAACTCCCAACGCTTTGTATTCGGCGAAACGAACGGCAGCGAGGATGGTGCAATTCAGCGCGGCGCAGCGATAAGCGCAACTGTCGGCGAGAAGGTCAGCCTTGTGCAGAAGGGCTACCTTGCCAACGAGATAGTGTCGCTGTGGTACACAAAACCGGACGGCACGAGCGTGAGCTTGGGAGAGCAACGCGCCAACGCCAACGGTGAAATAACCATCGTGGTAAATACCTCCGGATTTGCGCCGGGCGATTACAACATCGTGGGCTACGGCAACCGCTCAGAAGTTACCCATGTAAACATTCTGACCGTAGTCGCAGCAAGCTAAACCGCATCAGGGCGGGGCTAGAAATCCCGCCCTCATGTTTTGGGAAATGATTTTTTATTATGGCAGGGTAGGCAGAGCGCGTACCGGCATAGGTCCCACGTAACCGGGCGCAAGATCGAGCAACAAGCCGGTCTCATCGCAAGCGGTAAACTTGGGACAGCGGAAACATTCGCTCCATGTCTTTTGAGGCAATTGTTCTTTCGTACCTTCGCGGAAACCGAACCTCTCGAAGAAAACGGGGATAGTAGTTAGGGTAAAGAGGCGCAAAATCTGGAGCTGGCGGGCATCTTCGATAATCGCTTTCATCAGGTGTTCGCCCAAACGCTGCCCCTGATAGTCCACATCTACCGCCAGCGAGCGCACTTCCGCTAAATCTTCCCAGAAAATATGCAGCGAGCAAGTGCCGATCACTTTGTCGCCGTCCGCCGCCACGATAAAGTCGCGCACGTACTCGTAAAGCTCGCTCATGCTGCGGGGTAACAGATTATTCTTGAGACGCGCCATCTGATTTACCAAATTAAAAATCTGCGGCACATCCTTCATGCGAGCGCGTCTGATTACAATTGCCCCATTTTTGCCCAACGCTTCCGAGGTGTGGTTCATTTCATCTTCGACTTCGGTAATCACTTCCCTATCCTTTCATGCGATAAACTTAAAAAGCAGCCCTTGCGGCTGCTCTGACAATATACTGCTAACTAAATAAATAGTGTTCAGTTTCTCAGGCAGCCGCTCCACTGTTCCCCCGCACTGGTTGTGCGGGGCGCACGGGGAGTCGAAGCCGCCGAGCTTCATATTCTTCCTGAGAAATAATGCCGTCCGCTGCCAAAACATGCTCTAACGCCACGATGGCAATTTCAAGCATCGGCAACTCAGGCTGGCGAGTGGTCATCTTTTGTAGGGCAAGACCGGGCGCAGCCAACCAACGCACCACCCGGAAGCGATAATTTGCGGCAGTAAAGCGCAGAAATTCGTAAGCCCCTGTCGCGACCAACGGAATAATGAAAATTCGGGAAACCAACTTCCAGATAAAGGATAAATCGCCCATAAACACGAAAATGACGCTGGCTACCACCAGCACCACCAGCAAAAAGCTTGTGCCGCAACGGGTGTGAACGGTGGTAAAGGTTTGCACTGTTTCCGGTTCGAGTTTCGCGTCCGCTTCGTAGGCGTTGATAGTCTTGTGTTCTGCCCCGTGATACATAAAGACCCGGCGCACATCCGGCATTTTGCCCATCAACCACAGATAACCCATGAATATGGCAAGGCGGATAACCCCTTCAGCGATGTTCACCGCTATATGTTGGTCAGTCCAGCTAAAGGCGAGAGTGGCGATGAAAGGCGGCGCGGCGAAAAACAAGCCAATCGCGAATAGCAATGAGAATGCCATCGTACTCCACAAAGCCCAACCGCTGATTTGCTCGGTATCAACATTTTGTTCAGAGCCTTGCGGCGCATCGGGGTCGAGCATGGCAACGTTGGCGGAGAAAAAGAGGGTTTGCGTTCCAAGTACCAGCGCGTCCCACAGCGAAACCAGCCCCCGCATAAAGGGCAGTCGCCAGAGTTTCGAGGTATATATTTTCGATTGCAGCGGCTCGGTTTTGAGGATGATTTCGCCGTTCGGCGCGCGCACCGCCACCGCCATATGGCGCTGACCCCGCATCATTACTCCCTCTAAAACTGCCTGTCCACCGTAATTAAACTTCAATTTTCGCTCCCGGACTAAATAAATTACTGTGCTATTCTACAAACAATTATACTCTATTGCAATACATGAGCTTGCTTTTTGCCCCGAACGCTTCTCGAAGGGTAACATACCCGCCCTCCCCTAAAAATAAACCCCTATAAAAGCAAAAAAAACACAGCGCGGGCTGTGCCTTTTTTATTACTACTTCACTGCAAACCCCTTCCGAGGATTAGGTGTCTTCCGACAGTACCCCTTTTTTAGGGCTTCCCAATGCTATGAAAAATGGCACTTTTCCCGATTTACTGAGAATTTATCATTCCTTAATCAAGTGTATTATTCATTTTACATAGACTTTACATTGGAACACTGTCAAAAAGATTATAACTTAGCCCTCTTTACTTTGCAACAGTTGGCGCGAGGCAAATTTTCCTGCGCTTTGTTTACCCTAAAAAGGTTTCTTGCAACTGCCCTGCTTGCTCACAAAGTCTCAGGATCTATGCCCAATTCCCGCAAACGCGCCCATGCTTTCTCCTTCGCCGCTTGCTCGGCTTCTTTTGCCGCTCGTTCGGCTTCTTTCGCTGCCTGCTCGACTTCTTTCGCTGCTTGCTCGGAATCCGCTCTCCGGCGTTCGGCTTCTTTTGCCGCTCGTTCAGATTCGGCGCGCCAACGTTCCATTTCCTTTGCGGCGCGTTCGGCTTCAACTCCGGTTAGGCGCAAATTGCCCGCAGCATCGTACAGCCGCAAATAACGCCCATCTGCCGCCAACCAGCTTTCCAATTCCTCACTCCACAAACGCCCCTGCGCGTCCGACTCAATCCGTTGCGCTTCCCGCTCGGCGTTGTAGCGCCAACCGTACAAACGCGCGGCGTACTTCTTGCGCAAAACTGGCTCGTGCGGATCATAGGCGAAATACTCCTTCACCCCCAACCGCGCATACTTCTCCGGCTTCTCCTCTATATCATCGGTAATGGTCTCTTCTGAGCAAACCTCGAAAACCATGCTCGGCGCAGGACGTTCGGGCAGCAGCATTTTCCAACTTCTAACCCCGCTATGGGGCGGTTGTACTCCCTTGAAAACCGCTACATCGGGCGCAAGCGGGTATTCTAGGTGGTCTTTGGTGTTGTAGATATTAAGATTGGAGACAACAAACCAATTTTCGGCACGATATAGCCAGAGCAATACATCCACCAAATAGCGGATAAGCTCCGATTGAGAAGTGCTTTCGCCCATCAAATCCTCGCGAGTGGGGTGAGTATCATAATAATAGTCAAGCGTAAGATTGAAAGCCTGATCCTGCTTGCGAAGCGCCATTACTCTTGCACCTCCTTAGCTGTTAAACTGAACACTACGTCAAAACCATGTTAGCATATTCGGTCAAGGCGTAACTACTCAGCGCCATTAAACCTGCCTATTAATCTGTGCTATACTAGGCGCGGTTAGCTCAAAGCATTCTAGCTAGGAAACAGAAAGTAGCAATGTGGTACAGGCTCGATAAAAATATAACCGCTGTTATACTAATCGCTTTTGTCTTTGCGCTGGCAACCGCGCTGGTAGCGAAATTGTGGGTTGAGCCTGCTTATAGCGGCACAGGCAGCATCCCTTTCTGGCTCTATAGCAACGGCAAATCGCTCACCCTGCTGGCGGGCATCATCAATTTCCTACTCATTTTCCCCGCTCTCATCGCCATAGTCTTCTATCCTGCCCCCAAACCCGATTTAATCTTTGTGCGTCCGGCGTTGTGCTTTATAGGCATCGTTTGTTTTTTCATCGGCACAGGCGCATACACCGGACAGGGTACGTTGGCATACGATTTCAGCACGACCGACCACGCCTACCGAATCGAATCGCTCATCAATTATAACGGGGTGATGGGAGCATATTCGCTGAACAACAAGCTAGAGGTAAAGCTGTGGGAGTGCGATAGCGGCGGCGAGTGGTGCAGCATCAAAGAAAGTTACAAGTGGGACAACTTGCCGCCCCCCGATAAAGGCAAACCGCTCTACGAATTCGACAAATACCAGAAGCAAGTGCTGATAACGGTGGGGAGTGAGCAGTTCGGAAAGTTCAACCTACCCTAAGTAAGGGTGCATCGGTTCTCTGAGAAAAGAGGCAACGATGGAACAGGTAAGCGCGGTAGTGCTGGCAGCAGGCGCGGCGCGGCGCTACGGTAAACCCAAACAACTGGAACGCTACCCGGCGGACGGCGCAACCTTGCTGGAACGAGCAGTTTCGCTGGCGTTGCTATCTGGCGCGGGCGAAGTGATTGTGGTGCTAGGCAACGCGGGGCTAGAAGCGTTGGAAATTCTCAACAACTATATCAGACCACCCGACACAAAGAATGTGCTATTGCAAATAGCCTACAACCCGCGTTGGGCGGAAGGGCAGGGCTTTTCGGTGGCGACAGGCGTGGAGGCGCTTGACCCCCAAAGTCGAGGCGCGCTCTTTCTCCTTGCCGATCAACCCCGTGTAAAGCCCGAAACGGCGCGTAACCTAATTGCCCATTTCCTAAACCTGCCCGACTCGGCTAATAAAATCATCTTCCCCACCTTTAACCGCAAGCGCGGCAACCCGGCATTATTCGGACGCGGCTTCTTCCCCGAACTGGCAGCCCTGCAGGGCGATAGCGGCGGACGCGAAGTAGTGAAGGCGCATCCGCAAGCGGTTATTGAGCTTGCGGTGGATGATCCCGGCATACATGAGGACATTGATACACCCGAAGATTTGGCGCGGTTGTAGTAGGGGCGCATTCCGATGCGCCCGCGTGTGGTTGGTTTTAATTGGTAGGGGCGCGGCTCGATGCGCCCGCGTTGAATAGGTTCAATTCGAGGGGGTTTCGCAAAGGACGCTTCCGCTACGCCCCTAGACAAGGACTAACTATGATGAATCTTTCCACGATTCTGTTTGATTTCGATGGTACGCTGGTACAGTCGCTACCGAAATGGCTGGAAACGTATCGTTACACCTTCAGTTTCTACGATAAAGAGTTAGCAGACGAACGCGCATTTATAAAATACTGGTATCAGCCCTTGCCCGAAACGATAGCGCAAGTGGGCGCACCTTCCTTTGGAGAGTTTGCCGGACATATGGAGAAGGGCTTTCTAAAAGCGTTCGCCACGCTAGAACTTTACCCCGGCGCAAGAGAAATGCTGGAAGCATGCCATCAAAAGAAGCTGACAATGGGGTTGGTCACTTCCTCGCCGCGAGAGGCGCTGGCTTATACGCTAGGTCGGCTGAAGATTGAGCATTATTTCGACACGATTATTACCAGCACCGATATCAAAAAGCCCAAACCGCACCCGGAGTCGGTGCTGATAGCGCTGTCAAAGCTAGGGAAAGCGGCAGGCGAAACCCTATTCGTGGGCGATTATATCTACGATGTGGCGGCGGGACAGGAAGCAGGCACATACACCGGGCTTTTCCTACCCCCGGCAAATAGCCCTTACTACGATTTCGAGGAATTACGCGCCAGCCGCCCCGATTTTACCTTCGCGGGCTACGAAGAGTTGGTGGCTTATCTCGGTTTAAGTTGAGAAAGCGAGCTACGCCTTGACCGTTAAAGCCGATTCAGCCCCATTACACAGCCACGCACAAGACTACCGAACGGGCTTGCTGTGGGCTTTCGGAGGGACGGCGGTTTGGTCTAGCACCGCCCTTTTTATAGAAGTGCTGAACCGCGATTTCGGCATGACGACGGTGGAACTGGCTTTCTGGCGCACCTCTATCATTACGCTAGTATTGGGCGTGGTGGTGCGGAAACGCTATCCCGGCAGCGCGTTGCTGATCTCTCGGCGCGAGATGGGCGTGTTTTTTCTGGCGGGTCTGGTGGGCATCGCCATTTTCGCGCTGCTCTTTAACGGCTCGGTGCAAGAAAACGGCGGAGCGGTTGCCACCACCCTGATATTCTGCTCACCCGTTTTCGTGGCGTTGGGCGGGGCGTTGTGGCTGAACGAAAAGGTGACGCTGGCGCAAGTCATCGCGATTGTGGTAATCCTGCTCGGCTGTGGGTTGGTGGCTGGCATCACCGACCCAACCGCGCTGATAAAAAGTCCGCTCGGCGCGATAATGGGATTGGGCAGTGGGCTGGTTTTCGCAATCTACATTCTAATAGGAAAGGTGGTGGCACGTACCGAGCGCAGAGGCGGTTTGATAAACCTATTCTACTACTTTTTGTCCGCCACGCTGGTACTAACTCCCCTCGGTTTAATTCAAGAAGGCTTCCGGCTGTTCACTCCCGCCCTGAACTGGAACGGTTGGTTTCTGCTCATCACCCTTTCGCTCATTTCGCTGTGCGGTTACGCCTTTTTCAATGCCAGCCTGAAGTATTTGCCCGCCGCCATCAGTAGCCTGATTCAAACCCTCGAACCCTCTATGACGGGCGTACTCTCGCTGATATTTCTAGGACGCACCATGAGCGGGTTGCAATGGGGCGGCACGCTGCTGATAATTTCGGGCGTGGTGGGTCTGCAACTGCGCGACTTACGCTCCCGCAAGTTGGGCTGATGCCACTATCCTCTTACCCCTCTTCTCATCCTCTTTTCATCGTGGGGATATGTCCCTATCGCCGGGTTACACCCATCCACCAGCCCGAATCAAAACAAGGGGCGGTGAAACCCCTTGTCTGTGTTAATAAATTCCTATTAAACTAACTTGCCGCTACTACCGACAGGATGTTCACTTGCGTCACTTCCGAGCGGTTGCCGTAGCCCACCACTGCGTAATCGCCCGCTAATCCCGCCGTGTCCACCGCGATGGTCACTTCCCCGTTCGCGTTCGCCAGTTGCATCCCGAGGCTCACGCTCTTTCCGTCCGGCGCGGTGTACCACTCCGAGACCCATTCGTTGGCTAGGTAGCCCTTCTGCACGATGCTCACCTTCTCGCCCGCTTTCGCGCTTACCGCTGCCCCGGGTTGCACCGCCCCTTTGCTCTCGTCAAGGTTGCTCTCCGCTTCCCCGTACACAAAGCCTTGGCTGTTGCTGTTCACTCGCATTCCGCTTCCCGTGTCATCATCATATATCAACGTGTAGTGCGTCTCGATTTCAGTTCCCACTACCGCGTTTGAGTTCGGGCGGAACACCACTGTACCGCTCGCTTCCTGATTCTGCTCCAGTTTTGGCAGCGCAATTGTCACGCTGGTGGCGGTCACTTGCGTTACCCACACCCCCGCGCTTGCCCCATCGAGGTAGCCCACATCTAGCCCTTGCGGGATCGGCATTTCCACCAAGATTTTATTGGCGTTGCCCGCCCCGATATTCTTCACCTTGAAGCTGAACGAGACGAGGTTCTCTGGGTTGGTAGCCACCACCCGATCAGGGCTAACCCGAAATTGCGGCACTATTTCGGAAGGTCTTGCCACATCGAAAGGAGTGCTATCAACTGAAGGCAAGCCGGTGGCGGAAGCGGTCAGCACATAGCCCGACCCACTCTTATCAATCTGCAAATCGGTGAAGGTAGCCACACCATTCACGGCATTGACCGTGAGCGTACCGCCGAGAATTGCGCCCGGAGTGCCTGTGCCGCTCTTGATAGCGATAGTCACTGCGCCGTTGTAGCTCGAAACGAAGTTGCCGTTCACATCTTTCGCCGTCACTACCGATTTAGTGGAGAAGGTACTATTAGGCGCTGCGCCACTCGGTTGGGTAGTGAATTCCAAGTAGAGAGCAGGAAAGGCGAATTTCACTACCCGGTTGTTGTTGTCATCAGCCACATAGAGACCACCTTGCCCATCCACCGCTACCCCAGAGGGAAAATATAGGCTGTCGGCGGTGGGGTAGCGAAGAGGAATAAGAAGATTGGTAGCGACGCCGCCTTTGTTCTCAGTAGCGGTGGTAAAATCCCCACCTTGCCCGTACACCTGCGTGGCAGTGGTGGAACCCGCCGGGTAGTACAACACCCGATGGTTGCCGCTATCAGCCACATAGAGACCGCCCTGCCTATCTATCGCAAGTCCGTAGGGACCACCCAGGTTGTCGGCGGTGGGTAAAGACCCACCCTGTCCGTCATTGGCACCGCCTTTATTCAAAGTATTAGTGGTAAAATCCCCGCCTTGCCCGTACACCCGTGTGGCGGTGGTAGAACCCGCCGGGTAGTACACCACCCGGTTGTTGCCGCCATCAGCCACATAGAGACCGCCCTGCCTATCCACCAATACCTCAGCGGGCCTATATAGGCTATCGGCGGTGGGGTAGTAAGGAGGAATTAAAAGATTGGTAGCGACGCCGCCTTTGTTCTCAATATTAGTGGTAAAATCCCCGCCCTGCCCGTACACCCGCGTGGCAGTGGTAGAACCCGCCGGGTAGTACACCACCCGGCTGTTGAAAGGATCAGCCACATAGAGACCGCCCTGCCCATCCACCGCTACCCCAAAGGGCATATCTAGGCTGTCAGCGGTTGGGAAAACTTCGTCCTGTCGTACACCATGGGCACCGCCTTTGTTCCAAGTAGCGGTGGTAAAGTCCCCGCCTTGCCCGTACACCCGCGTGGCGGTGGTGGAACCCGCCGGATAGTACACCACCCGGCTGTTGCCGCCATCAGCCACATAGAGACCGCCCTGCCCATCCAGCGCAATTCCGTAGGGACTATACAGGCTGTCGGCGGTGGGGTAGCGAGGAAGAAAAGGAAGATTGGCAGGGACCCCGCCTTTGTTCGCAATATTGGTGGTAAAATCCCCGCCCTGCCCCCAAACCTTGG contains:
- a CDS encoding DMT family transporter; the encoded protein is MTVKADSAPLHSHAQDYRTGLLWAFGGTAVWSSTALFIEVLNRDFGMTTVELAFWRTSIITLVLGVVVRKRYPGSALLISRREMGVFFLAGLVGIAIFALLFNGSVQENGGAVATTLIFCSPVFVALGGALWLNEKVTLAQVIAIVVILLGCGLVAGITDPTALIKSPLGAIMGLGSGLVFAIYILIGKVVARTERRGGLINLFYYFLSATLVLTPLGLIQEGFRLFTPALNWNGWFLLITLSLISLCGYAFFNASLKYLPAAISSLIQTLEPSMTGVLSLIFLGRTMSGLQWGGTLLIISGVVGLQLRDLRSRKLG
- a CDS encoding N-acetyltransferase, with protein sequence MITEVEDEMNHTSEALGKNGAIVIRRARMKDVPQIFNLVNQMARLKNNLLPRSMSELYEYVRDFIVAADGDKVIGTCSLHIFWEDLAEVRSLAVDVDYQGQRLGEHLMKAIIEDARQLQILRLFTLTTIPVFFERFGFREGTKEQLPQKTWSECFRCPKFTACDETGLLLDLAPGYVGPMPVRALPTLP
- a CDS encoding right-handed parallel beta-helix repeat-containing protein, coding for MHKPNKVTAGKKRSLTGRLAVVLAGIALLLATFGASARSAQAAVQTCDLAGLQAAVNNGGTQDLACSADTTITLDVTWNGVIATNLTLTNTGAGKVTINGNNLYQIFSVNLGKSLSLTNLNLTNGTATLGGAIESYGSVTVTNSTFYGNSAPSGYGGAIYNDSGSVTVTNSTFYGNSAIYSGAIYNNVNSSVTVTNSTFYGNSATNTGGAILNFGTLTISNSTMSGNSATSYGGAIVNYGGTVTLTNSTMSGNSATDGGAIYISSSTGSLTISNSTLSGNSATDGGAIWSFTSVVTLQNSLLQGNNICYNYIGGISITDGGYNLEAEAAGSYSCGFSGTSINTTDAKLGTLGDNGGATATIALLSGSPAIDAIPMNKCLVITDQRGISRPQGTGCDIGAFEVGQANPSSASDLIPQLRVSPSPVVAISPENFVSFSFKLKNIGIGSASYVRLEIPIPQGLEVGYLDGASAGVWVTQVTTATVTIALPSLAQNQEAHGSLVFRPNASAVVGTEVEARYKVVFDDEVGCGKSLNSNSQRFVFGETNGSEDGAIQRGAAISATVGEKVSLVQKGYLANEIVSLWYTKPDGTSVSLGEQRANANGEITIVVNTSGFAPGDYNIVGYGNRSEVTHVNILTVVAAS
- a CDS encoding Uma2 family endonuclease, with product MALRKQDQAFNLTLDYYYDTHPTREDLMGESTSQSELIRYLVDVLLWLYRAENWFVVSNLNIYNTKDHLEYPLAPDVAVFKGVQPPHSGVRSWKMLLPERPAPSMVFEVCSEETITDDIEEKPEKYARLGVKEYFAYDPHEPVLRKKYAARLYGWRYNAEREAQRIESDAQGRLWSEELESWLAADGRYLRLYDAAGNLRLTGVEAERAAKEMERWRAESERAAKEAERRRADSEQAAKEVEQAAKEAERAAKEAEQAAKEKAWARLRELGIDPETL
- a CDS encoding HAD family hydrolase, with translation MMNLSTILFDFDGTLVQSLPKWLETYRYTFSFYDKELADERAFIKYWYQPLPETIAQVGAPSFGEFAGHMEKGFLKAFATLELYPGAREMLEACHQKKLTMGLVTSSPREALAYTLGRLKIEHYFDTIITSTDIKKPKPHPESVLIALSKLGKAAGETLFVGDYIYDVAAGQEAGTYTGLFLPPANSPYYDFEELRASRPDFTFAGYEELVAYLGLS
- a CDS encoding nucleotidyltransferase family protein: MEQVSAVVLAAGAARRYGKPKQLERYPADGATLLERAVSLALLSGAGEVIVVLGNAGLEALEILNNYIRPPDTKNVLLQIAYNPRWAEGQGFSVATGVEALDPQSRGALFLLADQPRVKPETARNLIAHFLNLPDSANKIIFPTFNRKRGNPALFGRGFFPELAALQGDSGGREVVKAHPQAVIELAVDDPGIHEDIDTPEDLARL
- a CDS encoding DUF1385 domain-containing protein — translated: MKFNYGGQAVLEGVMMRGQRHMAVAVRAPNGEIILKTEPLQSKIYTSKLWRLPFMRGLVSLWDALVLGTQTLFFSANVAMLDPDAPQGSEQNVDTEQISGWALWSTMAFSLLFAIGLFFAAPPFIATLAFSWTDQHIAVNIAEGVIRLAIFMGYLWLMGKMPDVRRVFMYHGAEHKTINAYEADAKLEPETVQTFTTVHTRCGTSFLLVVLVVASVIFVFMGDLSFIWKLVSRIFIIPLVATGAYEFLRFTAANYRFRVVRWLAAPGLALQKMTTRQPELPMLEIAIVALEHVLAADGIISQEEYEARRLRLPVRPAQPVRGNSGAAA